From the genome of Phlebotomus papatasi isolate M1 chromosome 2, Ppap_2.1, whole genome shotgun sequence:
taacacaCGAGACCAAAGATCCTTATCACTTCAAACGCGGCAAGTGTAAAACTCTATTTTTGAGAACCCGCGTTTCTGATGAAAAAACTTACAGTATCATAGTCTTgtagaagttttttttagtacgaaAATACTCTTGATAGACTAAAACAGCAGTTTCAggactttaattaaaatactcCTGTAGGCTGTcttgaaaaaaatctatgaaGTAAATTTCCAATCCCGAAATTGTAATCTCCCGATGGAGACCTTGATTGACCGATTATGTAGATGCTACCGGAGTATTCTTTAGTACAATGAAagcaaataaagaaaataaatgtaaatgtaaaaatccgtaaaatttgaaattgtaagggaagagtaccccggatcggaatgttaagagacatgttcgatatttagttgaaaaatataagcctcaaaatactatttggtaatTTTATGTATACTAATCGGtgtattagtgatccatttaactatatcagtgaattttaattttaaattttgcagtaaattaataaaaaatagatgttaGCGCAactatgtacagtagactctcgctaattcggctcttttaagatcgggctactttataattcgggcggcagttagattcgaaaaatgtttgttgacatttttcaagttcaattatgattatcaaatgaagcaaatacagtagactcttcgatatccagcacttcgatatccgggtgacagctgccaaacactggcggttgatgtattcaaaattattttcactaaatatgaagtttgtccagagtgaattaaagtattattaacattgtatcgaagtttttaatacataattgtgataaaaaatgaaacataagcacaccatgaagaaaattctctttttctttgtcagacagaaaataaattcacactgcacaaaatagaaaaaccgttgatcattcaaaaaacctaaatgtcattttgtcccccagtcagccggatatcgaagagtctactgtatgctcaaatttgccatgatttgtcttagctttgatgtgattttgcattattaagaggttttcatgagatttataatagcaatgagtatataaactcaatatgattatgcagatgaacaaaaaattgttgcatttcaaacaatttgctgcccgaatttctctctaattcggttgacatttcggtcccaaatgctcgaatttggaagagtctactgtactctgtACTGTACCTctgatcgtcacgaatttaatcaggtttCTCACGTAAAATTGGTCGTAAAAATAAATCTGAACTAATGCACTGAATtattgtgagagttaaatggtaaagagtagctaataatttttaaaaactcatttgaattggtgcaacaaaATATGGTAATAGCCTGACGATCTGAGatacactgccgatcgctggtacgaCTATGACGGCTTTAATGAGGCACTCAAACGTTtgtcataaatttaattaaactttaatCGTTCCCTTCTTCTCGCGTATTTTCGTCCTCTCAATTATTGAGGCTCCCTTTAACAATTGAGTTATACccctataattttaaataaacaacTTGCAGGTACGTTTTCTAGTTTGTCCCGTCCTAAAACCCTAACGTTTCCAGATGTCATCTTTAAGGTTTTGGTAGCTTaccaaaaaagcaatttttgctgGATTCACGAATCTTTCATTTTACAGCCATTCAGTTGAATGGTGAATGTGATAAATTTTGTTAAGTGCTTGAACATGAAAGTCATCCAGTTTGTCGCGTCCCGTGCTTAGGTATtagataataaatttattattactattaaaaAGATGCACCAAAAATATTTAGGGCATTGAGATTACGATTAAAAAGAAAGCTCTGCCCACTTTTTCAATCTGGTAGCATTCTTTCACATTAATAAATTCCATTCTTCTAATATATTGCTCATGTTTCTTGCCTTTATCTTAAGTTATGAGTCACTTTCCTAAAAATTTAGCAACTCTGTATCTCTATTGATATCTATTAAATGCTTTCCTAATCAGTGTACTGATAATAATATACCTTTGAGAATTTATCTCTTTTGTAAGATCAAAGTTTATCACGTTCAATCGAATGAAATGATTCTGCgactaggaatttttttttttgcaaaatatggcCCAATTTCCCTTAAAGTATCAGTCAGCGCAAAATTGACATaatcaatttcatgaaatataacTACTGTAATATtggaattttataattttcgtaAATCTCCTTCCTGTACTTATGAACAATGGTAAGATTGTGAAAGACAATTAAGTCGTAAGCTTCTGTTTTCAGGTGACATTTTTGCCGAAAATTCTTGCCATATCATTTATCAATAAGACGGTAGGTTTGTAAAAAGAGGAAAGAGAGCTAAAGTCTCTAATTCCTATTTTGGCCGATGAATGAGATAGTCCTTATCAAGTTGGGGATTACATATAAATTCATGAATATCTACCTTGGCCTGGTTGGTTTCACCTCAGTTTCGCACTACCTTTTAGTTGATGAACAAGGAAAAATATTCCCAATAAGTGTAGAGTGAAGTGTTGAAAATAATTGGAATTTCCTGTTTAACAATGAGATGTAAGTTTCTGAAGAGTGACTATTTGGTTAAGTGATGTATAGTGAATAGTTCATTTGTGgattattttcacataaaaaatatttttcgcagTCACATGTTAATGCGGAAGCGTAAAGTTCGTGGCTGACCTAACAATCTCTTAAGTTAAGAGATAAAAAATCACTTcatgtattaaacaaaaaaaatagaggaTACTCTGTGTAGCACCATTCGTATGTATTTTAATCTACTTTGAAAGACTGAAAAGAAGTTACTtgataaatttgagaaaaaaaggattatatcattaattttacttctattaAGTACCGCAGATTCACCAATAcatttcgtaagcttttcttaagAATAGTCCAAAAACTCTAAGGAGACTTATGGCCTATACTaacaagagaaatttatgtccatattggagaaaattccctacgcttgtataggaaaaactcttcaatatgggcataaatgtatagtgtgtagaggccattaaggatgGTCTAAAGATTATTCTTAAGTGTGGAATTaatgaaaagcttacgaaaagcaggagtgcaaagtcaccccctcCTGTGTGCATGTCAGTCGCATCTACGTTAACGTTTTAAATTacgtcactgagaaaaaaatgagagtTTAGTACGTTTAGTAagaaaaagataataaaaattttcacgaCAGCACAAgaatatttaatcatttttcgtatagaataaatttaaaaatttagacttacaaagttttttctttctctgtttttagttttttgtttgtgtaataagaaaatctttaaaaaaaattactatcaggtaaaataaaagaaaatttgattataaaaaaataaaagctgatcatttagaaattaaatttaaagaacgAAAAGatgttgaattaaaaaaaataatactataATTTACAGGGgaaaaatttaagattattCTTCTTATTTAAGATTGGTCTTTGATAATATTCTCATAACTAGATTCTTCAGTTAAAACTAACTGAGGAATCTATAACGGTCGATCTTAAAAAATACAGAAACTgataacaaaatttgaaaaatacaaaaattagtGGGGTATTTCTGTTTTCCTAAATGATTACCTACGAATTTCTAAActaatttatattcaaaattaatttaatatttgttcaaatatgaaattcaaagacctttcaaataaacttaattttgaagaatttagTTGCAAAATAAGCTTTCCAGTACGGTCTAAAGATTATCTTTAAGTGCTACATTTAAAGAAGAGCCTACGAAAAGCAGGCGAGCAAAGTCATTcgcatttaaccctttaaggacaattgggtcaccggcgacccaaaaatgaaattcttgctacggccttctaaagttgtgttttgctttaaaaagtcagaaaaaaaatttttctgaccctcaatttttgaccttctcgtccttaaaggattaacggGATTTTGAATTTGCATCGGAACGCTATACTGCTATTGATTATACGTTGACCGTTTTGAAACAGATTTAAGGTTTGAAGTTatggtcaaaggaacacctattcgaAAGGAAACACTTGTGggcaattttgttaaaatattgaaatttatttaatttacctaataaataaaaataatataggtaatgttttttaattaatttacctttttgtaCAAGGATAGGTGTTAAAATTTCGTACTCAAATGGTAGGATATGGTCATTACAAAGTTCTTAAAGTGCTAATAGGTGTGCCTTCGACCATACCATCCTAAAGATGTTTATAATCAATCAGCCGTAATCAATCAATCAACATTGATTATGATATCCTCTCTTTCCGTTTCTGCTTTACTTACCTTCATGCTTTaggattgaaaattatttttttcagatcaACATTTTATATTAACGTAAATTAACGTAGTAAAATTAACGCAATTTCTTCTGTAATCTATTTTAGTAATCGTGTCCTTCCTGCTGCTATTTGCTCCTCTGGTCCTCTCCCAGACGACATGCACTGACATCTACCCTCATACCCTTTGCCAGGGCATCTTGGAAAATCGTTTTATCAGCAGTTTCCGTGGCTGTCAGTACTGGATACAATGCATTAATGCAAATGTAGCCAATTGTGGAATTTGTAGTGGCTTCTTGCACTTCGATCCTGATACCCAAACCTGCACTTATCCCGATTTCGCCAACTGTGACATCTACGCTGCCAATGTTACTTGCACCGTTGGACAGGTTTCAAGGGAGCCTCATCCAGCAAATTGCAACCTGTACTTCCTCTGCACTGGAGATGTTACGCCAATTCAAATGTCTTGTGCTAATGATCTCCACTTCGACCCAGTCCTTCGTAAATGCAACTTCCCTCATCTAGCCAACTGCGAACCAGCTGCACCTCCCCCAGGCCCCCCAGGAGTTAGTTGTCCTGATTCTGGTGGTGTTACTCTTATTCCCGACCCCACCAGTTGCGATCACTTCTACATCTGTGACTTCAATCAATATCCACATCGCCATGCGTGTCCACCAAACTACCACTTCTGCCAGGATTTCAGATTCTGTAGACCAATAGGACAGGCTGTGTGTACTCCACCAACTCCCCTAGAAGTCTTTGGAGTGCATTCACTATCTGATTTTGAGTGCCCTTATTCTGGAATTCATTTCCTGCCCTACTCAGGAGATTGCTCAAGGTACGTTCTGTGCATCGATGGCTCTGCACATGAACAGAGATGTGCTCCCGATCTATATTTCAATCCCACAACACAGCGTTGTGAACCTCAGGACAATTTCACATGTCCTTATTAAAACcacattattttaattcaagGAATTTGTCTCCGTATAAAATGTATTATCTTTAAATATAGAAACCGAATAaactcaataaaataaatttaatttacactACGAAATTTGAGTATgttgttaactctttccggaccgcagcgctgcaagccaatttcaccattttttaatcaaaattatctaagctcaggaattaattgaggttacatttggacatccttatagtttgtaaaatcatccacaagaatcggatttttatcagttatgaataattaaaaaacatcgtttttcactgaatattcatatgctgctttgggtactcagagtcccaaaagagacgaaagagttaagctatTTTAAGGATAAGAGCGATATTGCAGAACGGTAAGCTTTTAAGCATGATAAGTAAAACGTGGTATTGAACATGTTTGTGACCTTTCTAGCAATGCAACATTGAAGACTCTTCAGGGGATCCATAGTGTCTGTTGCACGAGCATACCTATATGATAAGAACTGACGTACATGGATCAATTTGTCCAGCACAactttgaaaaatgtattgcatatGTTCGAAAACAGTCAATTAAGTTTAGTGTTATGTTATCTCATGCATTCGATTGAATGTTGTATGATAAACGGAATCGCTACCAAATCAGATCGCAATGTTTACAGGAGCAGGGCTATTTATTGGACGACAGAACTTTCTCTTCAGTCACTTCTTGTGCAACCAATTTATAGTGTCCAAGGTGTTCACCATATCCTCAAAGATGGGAAGAATTCTGTGTGGTTTGGTTTTACTTGTCCTGGTCCACTGTTCTCTAGGACAGAAGGACCCTAATGAAATGTGTATTGGTGTACCAAATCGCAGTTTTCTCAAAGATTTCCGTCGTTGTGAAAATTACTTTGTGTGTGTCAATGGTGTATCTCATTCTGATGCATGTCCAGATCCTTTCTTCTTTAACGAAGCCAAGCAAGCCTGTGACCATCAACGCAATGTCGAATGCAAGAACTGTCCATCAGATAAGGAAATGACTATGACTAATCCTGAATCTAAAACTTGTGATTCCTTTGTGAGATGCAGGAACGGTGAAAGGGAGCTAGTTAGATGTCCAGTTGGATTTATATACGACGAATTCCGAGGACGTTGCAATCTTGTCACAATGGCTGAATGTGGAGCAGAACTTTGCACAACTGACATGAATCCAAGCAGATTTGTTTTTGTACCTAGCAAATTTGATTGCCGACGGTACTTCATCTGCCATCAAGGAAATGCTATGGCACGCGAATGTCCTACAGGTTAATTAAGAAATCCTTTTATCTAGAGCCAcaaattaaaatgcatttttttcaggGCTTAAATTCAATCCTGCAATTAATGGCTGTGACTTTGATACCAACGTAATTTGCACTGTAAGTTTGatcttatgaaattttaatcaacataacgttaaatatttttttaacgaaTAGCCAAGTGGACCTGTGCCCATCCCTAATCCTCTGCCCGAGATCATCAGCGTAGACTGTCCAGTAACAGGAATGGCCTTCCGACCACATCCAACAAATTGCCGTCAAGCCTTTCTCTGTGTCAATGGCGATGCACAACTTATCTCCTGTTCTGAAGGACTAGCTTGGGACCGCGACCAAAATGTCTGCGTACCAATGCATCAAACATCCTGTGTTTGATAGACTTGTAAAAATGGTCATGTAGTTTTCCGACATTAAAATCCGTCATTTATCAAGATTAAATGCCTGACTAACCAATAAAgagattaataaaaagatttaaaatccaATCAATCATTCTTGAGATTTCCTCTTATAAAACTTTATTATTGTAAATTCCTACATAAACATCGCATACAGGACATACCAAGTTATACATTAGTCAGAAACGCATCTGGCTCTATCTCTCAACATGCAGGATTGACTTCCAATATCCCAGTGATGATAGAAAGGGCATTTCTGGATTGATGGTTCCCCATTGAGACAGTAAATATATGAATCACATTCATCAGGATGTGGAAAGATAGACAAGCCATTCCTTGGGCACACAGGAAAAGGATTCGGATTGATTTGACAGTGAGTATTCTGTGGGTAGTCGCATTGATTCCAGAAGGGATTCCAATACATTCCCGAAACACACTGAAACCGATGGGGACGTCCATGGTAGCAAATGTAGTACGTGCCACAATCAACAAAACTCTGAAGGAAGAGAATGGTAAAGGGATTGTCTTGACTTGGACAATAAATTCCAGGCTCAATATCTGGATCCCAGGTTGTTGTAGCGACAGTTGTTGTCGTTGTAGTTGTTGTCGTAGTTGTAGGGGGTTCAGTTGTAACGTGCACGCAATCAACATTTTCCTGCAAATCGCAAACAGCTGTATCAGGATTGAACCAGTAATCATTTGGGCACTCTGCCCATCGTGGTGGTTCATCTGTAAAAAACAACGCTATTTTATCCATTTGGTTGATGTGTAGAGTGTTGATGTCTTACCTGTTAAACATAGGTAGAATGATTCGCATGCTAAAGGATCTGGCACATAAGTTCCATTTGGCATTCCTTGACAAATTTCATCTAAATCAACATCCTGTGTTGACAAAGGTGTTATACTGAAGATGCACACAAAGAGTCCACATATCAAGATCTTAATTTCTAgaaagaatttcatgaaatgctATGTTAAAATTTATACTCTTAAATTCAAAGTAAAATAacagaaattttatttgaataacACATCTTCAATTTGAAAACTTCGTTGTGCATATTCTTCATCAACAAAATACGCCTGAGTTGatgcaattaaaataattcaaataatattttcagtattttcgttaaagaaataaacaaagtttataaagaaatattttttcctatcCTCATTAATCTGTttatagttatttaaaaaaaaaccactatTTAAGAAAGTTCCTTATCAACATAACTTTCATATACTAAAACTCCTGTATTGTTTGTAtcctttaacacttttcactAACCTCTCATTTTAGATTCTAATTGATATAAGAGAGTCCTCCCTGTTCAGTAAATCAGTGCTAGCTCTCAGGAGCCTCAAAGGCAACTAATCGTGCTACAGACAAAATGTGGTAGCATTTCAGTTGCTCAAGTTGATTTTCGTTATCGTTCGTGGCAAGAACTATCACAACATCTCGGTGAAGGTCTCGTAATCAAGAACATGGTTTGTGACGTCTCCTTATTGCCATTTCCTTCCGTGATAACCATCACAAAATATCAACTCTTATACAAGGTGTTTATGAAAAGCAATTAGAggaaattaaattgagaattaaaaaagaaatagatcAGTTGATCTGGCTCAACAAAATCTTTGTATCCCAAATAATTTCAAGCCGagtttattcaaaaataaaatttcttgacCCAAAATCACAcgttaatcaaaattaaaactaatttcgCACTGCTAGAAGCTTAACATTTAATTTCCTTATCAATTTAACAATTATATGGTTTTGTTTGAATGGTGCAAAAGTGCTCTGTTAAAATGTTATTTGTCACACTGTTGATATTATCATGGCAGACATTGAAACGGAAATCAGTTGCGGATCTCTTTGATACTGAAATGCTTCTTCTGCGGCCGTGGCAAAGAGCTGTACTTCCGCCTATcaatgtacaaaaaaaagacATAAAACTACATAAATAATTTGTTGACCATTTTATTGGAATACTAGAAAAATGTGCAGCTACTTCTATTTGTAATATCACTTAAGGGAATTTGAACTAAGATATTGAGGGATTCTTACAAAATTACTCGTCCAAGTCGAGAATACAAGTTGCACGATCTTTTATTACGCATCGCTCCTCATTAACATCCCAATAGTGAAAAGCTTCGCATTGTTGAATGGCCGCTTCGCCATCATAGCAATAGATGTAAAGTTCACATTGAGACGGATGTGCCATTATGTAGTGTCCGCGTGAACTTTGGCACTTGGGAGAATTGTTGGAGTCAGGAACAGATTCATTCTCAATAGAACAGTTTACATTCTCTGGCCAGTCACACACTTTCGTTTCTTGATTCCAGTGCATCCCATGTAGGCATTCCATCTGAACGGGTCGTGAATGATAACAGAGAAAGTATCTAGGAAGAAAATGAGCTAATTAAAtccaaaatcttcaaaaattctgtgtcactcagagcaaaagtgggcTATTTTAATTTGGATATGCATTTACGATTAGTTTTGTTCTGAATATCTCAGAACAAGCATTACAGATCGTTAGACCCTACCTGCCACAATCAACTGAACTTGGCAGGAACAGCAATGAAGCTGGATCCTTGATGGGACATGTGACTTCTCCTGGAACAACTGTGGTAGGCTCTTGTGTtgtagttgtggttactatagtTGTTGTTTCTTCCTCTTCTTCTGTTGTGGATTCTACCTCTTCTGGTGTTGTAGATTCTACTCCATCTGGCGTTGTAGATGCCTCTTCGTCTGTTGTTGTAGATTCTTGTTCTGATGTTGTAGATTCTCCTTCTTCTGTTGTATCCTGTCCTTCACCCTCATCTGTCGTTGTTTCACTATCATCCGTAGTTGTTTCTTCAGTTTCGGGCTCATCAGTAACATCATCATCAGTGGTTGTAGTTTCCTCATCATTTGTAGTTCCATCTTCTGTTGTTGATTCGATTTCTGATGTTGTTTGGGTAGTAGAATTTTCATCATCGGTTTCATCAGTAGGTGACAGAGTAGTTCCTGTCTCCGCTGAGCTTTCCGTTGTAGAATTATCATTTTCTTCATCTGTAGAGTTTGTTTCTTCAGTATCTTCAGTTGTTTCAGATTGCTCAGAGGTTTCATCTGTTGTCGTCTCCTCCTCTGGTGCTTCCGATGTCACTTCTTCTGTAGTCTCTTCATCTTCTGGATCTATTGTAGTATCTTCGTCTTCAAGTGTCGTCGTATCTTCATTTGCTTCTTCtgtggtttcttcaatattttcatcAGTAGGTTCTTCTGTTGATTCTTCAGTTACTTCCTGGGTAGTTTCATCCTCATTTACTTCATCTGTCACTTCTTCAGTCACTTCACTTTCACTTTCTTCACCATCAGTTGCAGGATTTTCTGTTCCGCCATCGTCTGCAACTGTCGTTTCTTGCAATTGCACCGGGTTATCATTATCTGCCTCGTAATCCAAGTCTGAGGGGCAGACGTAGGCAGAGTCACATATATCGAGTTCAGGGTTATACAGTCCTTGGAAACAGACTGATGGAAGTGCCAGACCGTCCTGACATACTAGAAATGTTCCACATTTCTGAGAATTTGGATATGTCTTTCCATCCGGTGAATCTCTACACACGTCTGCAAGTCGTGGCAAGGTAAATGATACAGTATGTGTTATTTGTAGTAATACTAGTAGAAAAACACTGAAGAACACTATtaagaaggaaaaaaagttattgaatGATTTCATAATGAGTTGATTTTCAAAATGATTCGtacaatttttcatttcaaaagaGAAGAAAATCTATTTGTAACGAGCACCACGTGTTACCAAAACAACGACTGAGAGGCAAATGAATGAGATTTTCCTTCAATTATCCCATTTAACACAGCAGAACGGAAGATATTTTATCGGTAccttaaaacatttttcatgTCTCACACCACTACGACACTAATTGGTCGGGTAATTTCTTATGTCTCCCACGCCGGTGGTTATGGAGATACCATCTTCTCTCCTTCTCTTTTGCTTGACTCCTAATTGAACGATAACAACCTCCCGGAACAGACTTTTCCGGCTCCTGAATTGCAATTATTCGCCTCTTGAATGgtttttaattcataaaaattcgGATTGATTCTAAGAATTCagccaaaaattcaaataaagctATTGAATCTCTTGTAAGATCAAATAAGTTTTCACAATAGTATTTTGcagacaaattgaaaatttatttgaattgagTTTCAttacacttttgattttctcttATCATActgataaaaatagaaatattaattTCTGAAAACTACTCCAATTTTTACCACACATAGAGGCGTCAATGAACGACGATCGTCAGTGGAAGGGACTTCCTCATCCAGTTCGATTGGTATCTTAGTGGTCGAAGCAGACTGATTCGTCAGTTGCACGACACTCTGACGCTTGGTAGTCGAAGAAGAAGTTGGGACCGCAAGACTGCACATGAGGAGTGCCGTCAACGCAGAAGACGTACTTGCGACAATTGGCAGGATGTGGGAACACGTGGAAGCCTTCAGTTGGGCATTCTGGTGTAGCTTTGCATCCAGCTTCGTGAGGTTTCGTGCAGTAGTTATTGAAAGGATCAAAATGAGAGCCTTCAGGGCAGACGAATTCCTTTTGCTGTCCGTTGTAGCAGAAGTAGTATCTAATAGAGAGAGAAGATGTAGATTTAAGAATATTCAGAATTTAGAATATTCagtttttatttagttttttagttTTTCGATCCAAAGCTCCGTACTTAATCTTAAAATAAGAAATGCTGCAGACCTACCTGGAGCATTTATGGGCGTCTGGAACAAAGAAGAAGTTCTTGTTTCCATTGTCGCTGTAAGCGGTACAGTAATTATGTTCCTCATGATTGTACTGGCAGTTTGCGTTATAAGGGAAGTCACATTGGAACGTATTAGGATTGAAATGGAGTCCATTAGAGCAAGTGAAGTGTTCAGCTACGTCTCCTGATTTGCACGTGAAATATCCATTGCAGTTTTCCGGTTCTTGGAAAAAGTGTCCAACGTTGTCATTATTGCACAGTCTCACTCCATCGTAGCAGGGGACTTCTTCAGCCTTCAAACATGTTCCTTCCCTGACACTGAAGTGGAAACCGTCTTCACAGCTCATGTCAAAGCCCTCGCCATTGTCACAGAAAAAGTATCCTGAGCAAGAATTTTCTTGGGGATATGCAGTACCATTTGGTTTATCCATGCAAAACTCTTCATGAGCTCCCATGGCAACAACGACAAAGAAACCCACTAAAATCACTGCAACGTTCTTCATTTTGCTCTACTATACTTTCAGAGAACTCGAAAATTAACTGATGAAGATCGACTAAATGCACTGGTCTTTTATACTTGTTTGAAAAGTCTTGAACTCATATAAATCTCAATCGAAATCAACATAATAACATATAACATCTTCAACTTGAGTGTACTTCTATCATAAGCGTAATCCCAGAATTTTAATCGGAAGCAAATACATTACAGTTCAATTTACACGCAAGCGTTTCATGAACAAAAGATAACGATTTCAAGTACTTATCTGCGTAAGTTAGTCAAATCTCATAAtgttttgaattaaataaatccaCAACACGagtactaaaaataaaatatattagtcACATCCATGTGTCTCTTCTTGAAAGCGGATTAAGAATTGTTCAAGTGATCAATAAGTATGATTTTGAATATAAGATCGGTAAATAAAACATACTAATCTATTCTGAGTAATTGCACTTTTGATAGTctgtaaaaatgattaaagtTTAATCACTCAAATACTTGATTGATttgatttttaaacaaaacagaGCATTCGGCTACAATTCTACAAGAGTCTAAAATCTAAGAGGTGATTTTTCCTTATCACCCTTCGATAgagagaattttgaaaatattctgttGTGAGATATCATCTCATCACATCATATgagcaataaatttaaaagaatcaaTTTATTGTTCAACCATTTTGACAAATTGCCATGACGAATTGACTGTGGAACGCCATCGTAAGATGCGTACTTCCTTCCTTTTGTTGTTTAGGCTTCTGAAGGCGTTGTACTTACTGGCGGCGTTGGACGTAATGTTGTAGTCGTTGTAGTTGTAGTTGTAGTTGTTGTAGTTGTCGTCGTTGTTGTCGGGGTCGTTGGTCTTGGACCTAAGCACGTAGCCTCATCAGCAGGTACACAGAAGTTCCTCTCAATGTCAAACAGTGTTTCGTCTGGGCACTGAGATCCATATCCATGACCATCGATGCAGAAATAAAAGTACTCACAAGACACCGGGCTGGGGACTAGAGCAGTACCATATGGAGGACAAATCACTCCAGATGGTGCGCAACCAGCATCTGCAGGACGTCGACATTGATTTCTCTCGTTATCCCAATGGAGCCCATCGATACAGCGGAAAGGGTTAGGTTGATTGTTGTAGCACAAGTAGTAGTTTTCGCATGATTCACTATCTGATAGATAAACTAGGTTATCAGGATCATTGAAGAGAGGACATGGATCGTAATCATGATTGCAGTTTGCAAATTCTGGGAGAGTGCATTCGTTTAGAAGGGAATTGAACTGCAATCCTTCATCACAATCAAGTACGGTTGCAACACCCCCAATGCATTGAACAAACTTCGAACAGGATGTGGTATGGGGAAGTCTG
Proteins encoded in this window:
- the LOC129802659 gene encoding peritrophin-1-like; translation: MRLIVSFLLLFAPLVLSQTTCTDIYPHTLCQGILENRFISSFRGCQYWIQCINANVANCGICSGFLHFDPDTQTCTYPDFANCDIYAANVTCTVGQVSREPHPANCNLYFLCTGDVTPIQMSCANDLHFDPVLRKCNFPHLANCEPAAPPPGPPGVSCPDSGGVTLIPDPTSCDHFYICDFNQYPHRHACPPNYHFCQDFRFCRPIGQAVCTPPTPLEVFGVHSLSDFECPYSGIHFLPYSGDCSRYVLCIDGSAHEQRCAPDLYFNPTTQRCEPQDNFTCPY
- the LOC129802658 gene encoding protein obstructor-E-like, with the translated sequence MFTGAGLFIGRQNFLFSHFLCNQFIVSKVFTISSKMGRILCGLVLLVLVHCSLGQKDPNEMCIGVPNRSFLKDFRRCENYFVCVNGVSHSDACPDPFFFNEAKQACDHQRNVECKNCPSDKEMTMTNPESKTCDSFVRCRNGERELVRCPVGFIYDEFRGRCNLVTMAECGAELCTTDMNPSRFVFVPSKFDCRRYFICHQGNAMARECPTGLKFNPAINGCDFDTNVICTPSGPVPIPNPLPEIISVDCPVTGMAFRPHPTNCRQAFLCVNGDAQLISCSEGLAWDRDQNVCVPMHQTSCV
- the LOC129800251 gene encoding peritrophin-44-like, with product MREIKILICGLFVCIFSITPLSTQDVDLDEICQGMPNGTYVPDPLACESFYLCLTDEPPRWAECPNDYWFNPDTAVCDLQENVDCVHVTTEPPTTTTTTTTTTTVATTTWDPDIEPGIYCPSQDNPFTILFLQSFVDCGTYYICYHGRPHRFQCVSGMYWNPFWNQCDYPQNTHCQINPNPFPVCPRNGLSIFPHPDECDSYIYCLNGEPSIQKCPFYHHWDIGSQSCMLRDRARCVSD